The DNA sequence GAGCAGGGTGATCGAAAGCTTCCGGATGCGCCCGGCATTGCCGCGAAAGGACCATCCGAGCAGCGTGGAACCGCCGAGCGCCACGTGGCCCGGACGGAGCGTGAGATCGGGACGCGGGTTGAAGAGCTTGAACAGAAAGTATCCGGCGCCGCCGATAAGCGCGAGCCCAACAAAAACGAACGGGATGAGGAAGAGCAGTGACACCAGTTGGATGCTGCCATCCTCCTCAATGTTTATGTTCTGGAACATGGCGGCCAAGATCACGCCGTTCCAGACGAGCGCGGCGGCGAGTAAGACCGCAGGGCCGAGGATACTGTTCTTGCCCCCCGATAGCAGGATGGCGCCGGTATCCGACGCCAGCTCGGGCTGCTCCCGCCCGCGGGGTATCGCGGCCGCCCGGGGCGCTGGCGCGGCGGCCCCGCCCCGGCCCTGCTGCCGGATATCGCGGGCACAATAGAAAAAGAGAAACAGGCCGAAAAGGACGAAAATCAGTCCGAAGCAGCCGATGAGGTAAACGTTGCTGAATGAGCGGTCCAGCACGGCTTCGCCGGGGTTGTTCGGGTTAACGTAGCATTCGCGGGTTTCGCCGGCGGGGAACCGCGCTACACGGGCCTCCCCGGCCTCAAGCCCCCCGGAGGCGATGTCGAAGAAGTTGTATAGGCCGCTCTCGTAGCGCGTCTCGTTCCAGGTATACGCATAGCGGATTTCCGTACTGTAGCGGATCCCATCATCGCCGGTATGCGTGAGCACCTGGCTTTCGAGGATGGTGCAGGGCGCGGCGGGCCAATCCTGCGCCGCGCGCCATTCGAGCAGTGGCAGGGCGCTGAAGGCGGTGAAGAAGCCGCCGCCCACAAGCACGAAGACGCCCCCCGCGAAACGCAGTATGCGCGCGGAAGACCTCTCGGCCCGCTCTCGGGTTAACGGTCTCAAATCCTGTCTCCTGCCCATCCGCCTAAGCGGCCCTGCCGCCGGGCGAAGCCCCGCGCAATAAGCGCCGGCCCTGGCGCAGTCTAAACCTGGCGGAATTCGGCGGGCACGGGCCGCAGCGCGGGGTCCGCCGGCAGCGGCGACACCACCAGTTCGAACTCTTCGTTTACATCGGGCCAGCGCCGAATATCGCCGTGCACCTTCACCTGCCACTGGATCTTGTTGTTCGGCGCGTTGAAGGTGGGCGCCGTGAACTCGGGTACGGTCACGGCGACTTCGCCCTGCCGGATCTCGGCGGCAACCTCGGTTTCCACGATCACGATCTTCTCGAAAATGCTGCGATCCGTTGTGCTGGAGGTGCCCCGGCGATATGTGGCCGCCTCCTGCCCCTGAAGCGTGATGGTGAGCTTGCAGATCCGGCTGGCGTTGCCCCGGAAGGCCCAGCCAATCGTCGCGGTCCCGCCGAGCGGCAGATAGCCGGGCGAGAGCGTCAGGTCGGGCCGGGGATTAAAGAGCGTCAGGAGGAAGTAGAGCACGCCGCCCAGCAGCGCCAGCCCGATGAGGACGAACGGGATGAGGAAGAGCGTGGCCACCATGTCGAAGCCGCCGTCGCCCTGGCCCAGGGTATTCCACAACGCGATGTACGTAATCCCGTTCCAGATGACCGCGAAAATCAATAGAAAAACGAATCCAATGAGGCTGTTGTTTCCGCCCTTGAGGGTGATCCGACCGGCGTCCAGCGCGGGCGCCGGGATCGCCTCCGAAACCGTGCCGGCCGAGCGCATGCCCGACGAAGAAATGCCCCGCTCCCGGGGGCTCCCGAGCCTGCCGAAAAGCATGAACGCGCCCACCAGCACAAAGATCAGGCCGAAACTGCCAATGAGATACGTGAAACTGAAGCCGCGCGCCAGCACGGCCTCGCCAGGATTCTCGGGATTGACGAAGCACTCGCGCATTGCACCGGCGGGGTACGCGTCCACCACGGCCTGCTTGCTGTTGTAGCCGGACGACGAACCCCCGAAGAAGTTGTACTGGTCGCTCTCGTACTGCCGCCCCTCCCACGTGTACGCGTAGTGGATGGCGATGCTGTACGTGGTCCCGTCGGACGAACTGTGGGTCCGCACCTCGCTGCTGACCACCGTGCACGGAACCGCCGGCCAGTCCTGCGCCCCGTACCAGTTGTAGAGCGGCAGGCCGCTGAGGCCAATGGCCACGCCGCTCCCGATCAGCATGAACACCAGGCCCATGACCCGCACGACGCAGCCATGCCCGGCGCCCGTACCGCGCCTCGATATCGATTTCATCCCGAACCTCCTGCCGGATACGATACTGCGAAGCCCGGCGCGATGCAACCGGCGCGATCTACGCCATGCCTGCGATCCGGCGCCAGGCGCTGAGCATGCGGGGGGGAAACTTTTTTTCACTGGACGAAGCCCGGAAATCGTTATAGTATGAAGTGTACGAGCAAAGACGCGGGGCGCACGGCTCACGAAGGCGGTGCGGCAGCAATGAATCAACCAGAGAGGGATTCAAGCATGTTGGCGCAAACCAGTCATCGGTGTTATTCGGCATTTGTACTCGCTGCGGGGCTCGTCGGTACGGCGGCCCTCACAACGGGCTGCTCTCAAGCGGCGCGGTACGTTGAGCAGGACAAAAGCGCCGCCCCCGCAGAGGTGGCTCCACTGTCCAGGCGCTATGTAAGCCCCGAACATGCGCTGCCGCAGAATATGGGTTTCAACGATTCCTTGAAGCACGTGGCCAGGGCGGAGCCAGCCGCTTCCGCCTCCGTCCTGCCCGTTCCCGCGCTTCCCGCCGCCGCTGCGGCATCCATACTCCAGGGGGCGACGCCGGTGCAGCCGCATCTGGTTAAGACGGTGGATATTCACCTCCAGGCGGACGATGTCCGCGCGCAGAGCGCGGCGCTGCAATCGCTGACCACCGAAATGGGCGGCTACCTTTCCGCGCTAGACGAAGATTCGAACTCGGTGGAACGGACCGTTATCAGACTGACCTTGCGCATCCCCGCGCAGCAACTCGACGAGGCCATGAAGCGCATCGAGGCGCTCGGCAAGGTATTTCAACGCAGCATGACGACCCAGGATGTAACCCTGCAATTTGTGGACATGCAGTCGCGCCTGCGCAACCTGGAAAAGACCGAAGCCCGGCTGTTGGCCCACTTGGAGCAATCGGGTCCGATGGAAGCCATACTGACCGTGGAAAAGGAGATCGATCGCGTCCGCGGCGAGGTTGAGACGCTCCAGGGCCGCATCAACGATCTGGGCAACCAGATCGGCTATGCCACCGTCCGCGTGACGCTGTCCGCAACCCCCACCGCCGGCCCCATCACGCCCGCCGCCGCTTTCAGCACCAGCGCGACCTTTACCGACGCGCTACGCAACCTGGTCGGCTTCGCCCAGGGCGTGTGGTTCATCGCGATCTGGGTTCTCGTCTGGATCCCGGTGTGGGTCCCGCTCGCGTTCCTCACGCGCTACATATATCGGCGTAGCCTGGAGGCAAATTCAAGCGCGTCTTGAGTAGTGCGGGTGCTTGCATTCGCGCCGCACGGCGCCGATACTGGCTGCAGTGCAGCCAACATGCATCCATCGGACACCCACCACCATGCAAACCGCGCGAATCGTGCAGATCGGGCTCCTGGCGCTCGTCGCCAGTGGCGCGCTGTCTGGTTGCGGCCCCGAGGCGCGGACGGGGTCCAGCGCGAGCCCCCAGGGGGAGGGCGAACCGGCGTACCGCCAGGCGACGGATCAACGCGCGTCCCATTCGGCTCCGGCGCACGACGCGGCATCCGCGTCCGCCATACACGAGGGCGCAGGGGCAGCTGGCGCTTCGATCCCTCCCTCCCGCCTGACACCCGAACTCCACGCACAGTTCGTCCGCGGTCTCTCCCTGGCCGAGGCGCGAGCATTGACCGCTATCGCGCCCGTGCGCATCGGCGGCGATGGCGAGGCGACCGAGATCTATCGGTGGACCGATGGGGAAGGAAACCATTTCACGGCCCGCTTCGATTCCGGCGTGCTCAGGACCAAGAGTGGCCTGGGCGGGCAGTACGTGTCACGAAACAACGCGCCGCCCCGGACTCCCGTCGCTCCACCCGACACCGGCGGCGAAGCCGTCGCGGAGATCGCGCCGGGGGTCTTCATCCCCCTGGAGCGCGCGGTCGCCGCGTCCACGGGCCAGCCGCGCGGCATCGACAACACACCCCGCCCCGGCGTGCCCGAATCCGCCGCTCCACCCGCGCAGCCGCCCGCCACGACCAGCGGCCCCGCGCCTGGACCGCAAATCGCTATCGCGGGCGATGCGCGCGCCGCGTCGAGCAGCTACCAGCCGCGCGCGAATCTGCCCCCCTTCACGCGCTCGCTGCGTGACGGACGGCACGAGGTGCGGCTTCTCAACCCAGGCAACGCCACGATCCAGGCCGGGCTCCGCCAGGACAAGCTCGGCCGGGACATCACCATTCCGCCGGGCGGCCAGGCGTCTTTCCAGGTCGAGCGCGGGGTCTATCGGCTCTACTATATTCGCGAAAGCGAGCCCTATACCCTCCACGAGACCGATCCGCTGACCCTCGACGGCTTCCTCGCCCCGAATGTCGAGGTCCGCCTGGATCCGGCGAACGTGGAAATGCGCCTGATTGATTACAGCACGCCGGAACAATAGCCCAACCGCCGCGCGCGCCACCCGAAAGGACCCCGAATGTTCTGGAAACGACGCCAATTCTTTCAATACCTCGGCGCCGCGCTCGGCGGAAGCCTCCTGCCGTGGAACCAGGCCCGCGCCGAGGCCGCGCCCCGGACGGATGCCCCGGAGGCGCCAGTCACGCCTTCCGGTGGCCATGCGCCCGCGCCCTTCGACCCGCGCCTCATGGGCGATGGCGTCATCCAGGAGCAATTCGACATCGTCGTGGCCGGCGGCGGTATCGCCGGCTTCTGCGCCGCCGTTGCCGCCGCCCGAAACGGGGCCCGTGTCGCCCTGGTCCACGAGCGATCCATGCTCGGCGGCAATTCCTCCAGCGAAGTCCGCCTCTACCCGGAAAACGCCACGGCGCACCAGGTCTGGATCAAGGAATGCGGCATTTTCGACGAGATCCATGTCGAGGAGCGCGTCCGCAACCACATCCCCTACCGCGAGGGGCTCATGAACTGCCACTGGGACCTCGTGCTGTACGAGTGGGTCCTGCGCGAACCCAATATCACGCTCTTCCTGAACACGCACATGCACCGTGCGGTCATGAAGAACGGCGCCATCGAGTCCATCTACTGCATCCAGCTCGGCTCGGAGCGGGAGTACCTCCTGGGCGCCCGGATCTTCATCGACACCACGGGAGACGGCGTCCTCGCCCACCGCGCGGGCGCGGAATACCGCTGGGGACGCGAGGCCCGCGACGCCCACAACGAGCCCCTGGCGCCCGATCAGCCGGACGAGCAGATCATGGGCAGCACGCTCTTCTTCCGCGCCGTGGACACAGGCGCGCCCGTGCCCTTCAAGCGCCCGGACTGGGCCGTGCAATTCGGCGGGGAGGAGGAATTCCGGGGGCGCAACCACAGCCACATCGAGGGCGGGTACTGGTGGCTGGAGGTCGGCCCGCCCTACCACCCGATCAAGGACAACAACGCGATTATCCACGAGGCCATGCGCCACCTCCTCGGTGTCTGGGACCACATCAAGAACGGCGGGGATCACGGCGCGGAAAACTATGGCCTCGAATTCGTGGCCACCTGGCCCTACAAGCGCGAGTGCCGCCGCATCCTCGGCGACTTCATTCTCACCCAGCAGCACACGCAGGATCCGCCCCTCCTCGACGACAACGTGGCCTTCGGCGTCTGGTTTATCGACATCCACACCCACGGCATTCTCGACCGCTCCGACACGCCTTACAAGAGCCACTACGCGGACGAAAACTGGGACGCCAAGAGCACGCGCTGCTACGGCATCCCGCTGCGCGCGCTCTACTCCCGCAACATCCCGAACCTCATGATGGCGGGCCGCCCCATCAGCTGCTCCTACGTCGCTTTCTCCTCCTCCCGGGTCCTGTGCACCGGCGCGGTCGCGGGCCAGGCCGCCGGAACCGCCGCCGCGCTGTGCGTTCAGCACGGCAAGACGCCCCGGGAAATCGCGCGCGACCACGCACGCGAGTGCCAGCAGCGCATCCTGCGCCAGGATGGCTACATCCCCGGCGTGGCGAACGAGGACCCCGCCGATCTCGCGCGCCAGGCCACGGTCTCGGCCACCAGCGAGGCCGCGCTCGAATTCCCCGCGCCCACTTCGGAGCTGGAGATGGCGCTGCCGAAAGCGCAGATCTTCCCGGTATCGGCCAATCGCGTCGATCGCGTTTCACTCCTCCTGCGCTCTGCCCTGCTTGATCCCGCCGAAATGACGGTCGCCCTGCGGCGCGCCGACCACGTATGGGATTTCCGGGGCGTGGACGACCTGACGGCGGCGACCGCCAGTATTCCCCCGGACCACGAAGGGTGGGTGCATTTCGATTTGAACGTGGACGTCGATCCCGGGCGCCTTTACTACCTCCACACCACCGCACACCCGGGCGTCTTCTGGAAAATGTTCCAGGAAAACGACGCCAACCTGCGCGACCGCTGTCCGGTGGGCGTGGCCCCCGCCGAACTGCCCGGAGAGGTCTACTGGCGCCCCTTCCGCGAAGGCAAGAGCTTCTGCATGCGGGTTGCCCCGGAGATCCACCCCTTCGCGGGCCAGAACGCCGTCCGGGGAAGCAACCGGCCCGACCAATGGACCAACCTGTGGCGCTCCAGCCCGGATCGGTCGCTGCCGCAATCGCTGGAACTCGCCTGGGATCGCGAGATCCGCTTCAATCGCGCCGAAATAACCTTCGACACCAACATGAACCGCCGAAACCGCGCGCCCTTCTTCCGCTACCCCGAGTGCGTGCGCGATTACCGTATCGAAGCGCGCATCGCGGGCGTCTGGACGGCCCTGCACGAGGAGCGCGACAACTATCAGCGCCGGCGGGTGCACGATCTGCCGCGCACCGCCGCCGACCGGCTCCGCCTCACCGTCCTCGCAACCAATGGCGTCCCGGAGGCGCGGGTCTACGAAGTCCGCGTCTACGACGAAGCATAATGCATCCTTGGTATGCTGTACAACTGTGTACGCGTATTGGTATAAAGATCGGAATAGAAGAGAAAGCGCGACAAAGGATCGCGGACATTTCCGCCGCGGCGGACCTTCGGCCTGCCCGCGGCAAAGTGAGCCCACCTCTAAAAGTTCCCCTGCCCCCACCAAAAACCACCTCGAAAGGAAAGTGGCACAGGCGTCTCGCCTGTGTTCAGCGCCGAAAGGCGCAAATGTAGGATAGCCGTCCCGGCTGTCCACGGCGGCGAAGCCGCCCATGCCGGCAGAGATGCCGGCGCTCCAGCAAGGCGCGGCGCCCCGGGACGCAGACATCCCTGGCCGCGCAAGAAACGTTCTGCTGTAAACGAACGCCCGAGACCGCCCGACTCAAAAGCCCAGTACCCCAATGCCCATCCCGGCGGGGAGCGTCTCTTCGAGCGAGTCCTGGTAGCAGCGCAACACGGCGCACCGGTCCGCGTCGATGATGTGATCGTTGCCTTTTTCGTACACGATCTGGCCCAGCGACCCGACGGCGTAGGTGTGCGAGGCGTACTGGGACTCCCGGTCGGGCAGGGGCGGGAAGCGGATCGTCCCCTCGTGAATCCGGCGCTGCAGGAGTTCCGTCATGAATTCCTTCACGCGCCGCCGCGCGAGGCGTCCGTCGGGAAGCGGCTGGATATCCAGGCTCCCGCCAAATTCGTAGGCGCGGACCTTTTCGCACCAGCGCTCCCCGAGGCTCATCAGCTGGTGGGCGACCGCGCGCCCGCTGTTCCCGGCGTCGATGCCGATGCCCCGGAAGCCGCAGGCCGCGTCGAGTTCCTCGATGACCTGCTGCTGCCGCGCGTAGTTTACCCCCTCCAGCCGCACGCGCATCACGTTGATAAGGTGCGGCGGCGCGTTACGGTACACGACGAATTCCGAGGGGTCACGCGCGTAGCCCAAATCGCAACCCAGGTAATAGTCGCCGGGCGGCATCGCGCGCGGCGCTTCGAAACGATCGCCCGCCCGCAGCACGATTTCGTCGAACACGATCCCCGCATCCACGCACGACAAGAACTCATCCAACGAGAACACCGCGTGCGACGGCGCGCCGTGTTGGCCCAGCACCCGGTGAATATAGCCGGGCGTCTCCCGACCGCCGTAAAGCTGGGCCAGTTCCTCGTCCTTCGCCGAATCGAACGACGGATTGAGGCTGCTCGGCCAGTTGTACTGCTCCGCGTCGGGCATCTGGGTCATGCGGTAGAAGGTGTTCCGCAGCCCGTTGGGCACGCCGTAGACCCAGCGCCGCCCGCCCCCGTTCAGCGCCTGGTACAGCTCGCTCCACGACGTGTCCGTCATCTCCTGCGCTTCGTCCACGATCTGCCAGTCCACGTGCATGCCCTGGAAGTTGGTCCCGCGCGGCCCCGCGATGCGCCCCCACAAAACGAAGCCGTTGCGGAACCGGAAGTGCCAGGAGGGCGTCCGCCGCATTTCCACGAGGGAGGGCGCAAACTCGGGCGTACTCTCGAAGCGCCGCGCAATCCGGCTCATCAGCGGAAACAGCTGGTTCTCCGTCTGCGTCGCGATAAGCATCTCCGTTTCGGGGCACGCCACCATCGCCCAGCAGGCGATCGCCTCGATCTCCGTCGTCTTGCCCACGTCGCGCCCGTCACAGTGCACTTTCCGCGGCGCGCGCGAATTCAGCGACCCCCGCTGGTACTCCCGAACCCGCCAGGGCCGTCCGCCGCGCTCCCGAAACAAATGCTCCACGAACAGCGCGCGATCCTGCAGGTTCAGCCAGCACCGTGCCTCATCCGCCGCGATGCCATGGCGCACCAGCGCCTCCAGCGTAGGCAGATCCACGATGTAGCCCCCTCCCTTCGCAATTTCCCATGCCCCGGTTTTGGCCCGGGCGATCCCCGTGGCGTATACTGGAATCCAGTGAAGGAGTCCCGTTCATGCGTTATGCAAAATATGCCGCCGTCGTAATAGCCGCCGCCCTGACCCTCTCCCTGTGCGGCTGCCCGCCCCTCTCGCCCGGCGTGTCGCGCGTGCAAAACCTGGTCTACGGTACGGGGTATGTCGCCGCGAGCAGCACCGGCGCCTTCCAGCAGAAGGATCTTCTTTACGATCTCATCGAGATGGACAGTACGGCGGACAGCCGCCCCGCCGTGCTTATGATCCACGGGGGGCGCTTCGAACGGGGCTCGAAGGAAGAGGAAGAGCTCGTAAGACTCGCCGACGCCCTGGCCCTCGCCGGGTACGCGTGCTTCCTGACCGACTACCGGCTCAAGGGCGACAATCCGCCCGCCCCGGATGATTGGTCGCCCGATGCCGACTCCCCCATCTTCGCGGCGCTCGACCTGCGCGAGGCCCTGCACGCCGCCTTCGTGGACGCCAAAACCGCCATGCGCTACATCCGCGCCAACGCCCGATCGCTGCGCGTGGATCCGGGTCGAATCGCAATTCTCGGCACTTCCGCCGGCGCCTTTGCCGCCCTGGCCGCCGGCCTCACCGGAGACAACCTCTTCTCCAGTGATGGGCCGGGCTTTCCCGTGCCCGAGGAGAACAACCCCGGCGTAAGCACGCGGCCCGCCGCCATTATCGACCTCTGGGGCAGCGCCGCGCCCGTGATCAACGCCTTCGACTCCAGCGACCCGCCGATCATGATTGTCCACGGCAGCCTCGATTTCACGGTCGGCCTCTCGCTCGGCCCGGCAATCGAGATCCGCGACAAATGCATCGAGAACAACATCCCGTACGCCTACTATCCCATCGCGGGGGCCGAACACGGCGCCTGGGACGCCGAAGTGGACGGAAAGAAACTGGCCGAACTCACCATCGACTTCCTGAACACCCACCTCGGCGGCTAATCCAAAGCTCCGCGGCGGCGTTCGCCCCGCCGCCGCTTGCGCCGCGCAACGATCCGCGCGATCCAGAGATCCACGTACTCCGACCCGATCGTCCGCAGAAGATCGATTCCGGCGTCCTTCGCCGCGGCTGCCCCGCGGGCCCGCGCCATCGAACGCGCCCGGGCCTTCTCGGATTCCGTGAGGCGCCCGTCCGCGCGCGACGCCTTAATCGCTTTCACGTAGGTCTGGTACGTCTGCTCCACGCCGCGCTCCAGCGCAAGCAGCGCCCCGCCGAACCGGCGCCGGCGCAGCCGTGCATACGCATCCGCCGATCGAAATCCGGTCCAGATCGCGCCGAGCACCGCACCCGCAACCACCGCGCCGCTGTCGCTCCCCAACTCGCAAAAAATACCGTGCATGCCATCGCCCTCCCTTCGTCCGCTGCCTTCGTCTTCGCGCCTTTGCGCGCCTCCAGGACGCTACAGAAAATCCCGCGCGTCCACGATATAGCCGTTGACGCTGTCGTCCGCGTTCGTAATCGACCCCATGCCCGGGCGCAACACCAGCGCCGCAAGCGCGATGGAACCGCTGTCGGGCACCGGGGCCTCGGGCGTGGCCGACTCCGCGCCGGCCTTCACCGTTACGCCCCAGGTCGCCAGATCCGCCTGCACCAGGTCGATGCGCTCCTCCGAAACCGGCGGCGCGATTGCCGCTGTCTCAATTCCCGCCGCGAGCCGGTACGGATACCCGTCCACGAAAGCGTAGCCCGGCCCCACGGCCACCCGCAGGCTCGCGGGCGCCGTGGCCGTGACGGCGAGTTCCCCCGCGGGCGCGCCCCGGAGCACGCCGCTGCCGCCGCCCCACGCCAGGTTTAAGAGGTGGAACGCGACTTCGAGCGCGCCCTCGATGCGATCATCCCACTGATTCAACTTCGCGCTGGAGACCGGGCGCTCCTCGAACGCCCAGCTCGTCTTGTTGTAGGCCTGTCCCTGAATCGCCATAATTCGCTCCCTTCAGTCCAGATGAAATCCCGTGTCCAGCCCGATCGATCCGTCGTCCAGCCGGAACTGGAAGAACGCCGCCAGACTGTCCTGGCTCCGCGTGATGAACGACAGCGGGCTGCTGACCGACCGGTACGGCGAGGTGAGATCAAGCCGGCTGGTCATCCGTTCCCCCGCGAGCCGGTGCGCCACCCGGCGCACCCGCCCCACCAGCCGCTCCTGGAGCGTTTCGCCCCAGCGGCCCGCCAGATCGGCGTCCAGTTCCGCAATCGCCTCGCCCCGAAACTCCAGCAGCATCCCCGGTGTGATGTCCGTCACGCCCCGGTGGAAGATGGCGCGCCCCAAGACCCGCGGCCACGCCAGATCCTGTAGCAGCCCCGACGAGAGTTGCGCCGCGTCCGAAGCCTGGCTCAGTGCGTAGTACGGAAAGTCCCGATACGCCGTCCCAAAGCGATCGATGCTGTCGCCCTCGGCGAAGTAGCCGTCGACCCCCCCGAACAGCGGATCGCCCTGGATCCGCAGCAGGTTCACCAGCCCACGTTTGTCCCGCCCGAGCTCCACGGCGGTCTCCACCGGATCGAAGACAACCACGCGATCCACGGCGTCCCCGCGCCGGAAATGCACCGCCAGATCCTGGTCCACGTGGAATACATAGCCGCCACCCAGCGCGGCCAGCGCCGTGAGCACTTCCAGCACGCCGCCGCGCGCCTCGAACGCGCCCACCACCACGTCGCACGGCGCAACCGAATCCGTATTCGGGCCGGTGTACGAAAAAAAGTCCTTCAGCGCCATCTCCGGCACGTGGTAGCGTCCCTCGTCGTACAGGTAGACGTCCGCGTGCCCCTCCTCGACCAGCCCCGCGTTAAAACATTCGCCGCCGCCATACACCAGCCCCAGGTAGCGCCCGAACACGTCCACCCGATCGTCGAAGGCCCCGCTGGGGTCACGGTGCGGGTTCAGTTCGATAAAAGCGATGCCGTTGGTATCGAGGTACTGCTGCAATCGGACTTTGGCCGCGTCCGCGCGGCGCTTGTAGGGGCTCGCGTTGTATTGCGCCTCGCTCCAGCCCGCGATCTCCGGGTGGCGCTTGATCGCGTGGCTGTTCAGGCTCGTCTCTTCGCAGTCGATCAGCATCAGCCGCAAGTCCGGCCACGCTTCGCCGTCCACGGCGAGCCCCGCAATCGTGTCGCCGTCCTTCGCGTAGGCGCCCGACATGTCGATACGCGCGGCGTCAACCCACTGCCCGCTGTCAATGCCGCCCACCGCAAGAGCGTCGGTTTCCGCCTGCCGTACGAGGAACTTTGCGTACTCCCGCTCCGCGCCGTCCGGGTAGGCCGTGTGGCCCACCGTGTAATGCACATTTCCGAGCGCGCTGTTGATCGCCGCGCGAACCATCGCGTCGGCGCGCTCGTTCTGGAAGCTCCGCGACACCCGCCGGTTCCCCGCGCCCGCGTCATGCTCCGCCTCGAAAGCCAGCAACTCGTGAAAGTTCACATAGCGATCCAGGATCAGCCGCCGCGCTTCGCCCCACGCGGGCCGGGATCGGGTCACCGTGCCCGTGGCGGCGAGCGCGCCCTCCAGGCGAACCCGAACCGTATAGCCCACGCCGAAGCGCCCCGCGTTCACGGGCAACAGGCCCACAATGCGATCCCGCCCGTCCGGCCCTTCGCGCACGATATCCAGCAGGGGAACTTCCCCGAGGCGCGCGGTCCGGACCCCGGCCCGGTCAAACACCTCAACCTCGTAGTTCATGGCTACCACCACCGCGGCCGCCACGCCACGCTTCCCGTGGCCTGGTGGCTGCTCATAATATCGTCGG is a window from the Candidatus Hydrogenedentota bacterium genome containing:
- a CDS encoding DUF3592 domain-containing protein; the protein is MRPLTRERAERSSARILRFAGGVFVLVGGGFFTAFSALPLLEWRAAQDWPAAPCTILESQVLTHTGDDGIRYSTEIRYAYTWNETRYESGLYNFFDIASGGLEAGEARVARFPAGETRECYVNPNNPGEAVLDRSFSNVYLIGCFGLIFVLFGLFLFFYCARDIRQQGRGGAAAPAPRAAAIPRGREQPELASDTGAILLSGGKNSILGPAVLLAAALVWNGVILAAMFQNINIEEDGSIQLVSLLFLIPFVFVGLALIGGAGYFLFKLFNPRPDLTLRPGHVALGGSTLLGWSFRGNAGRIRKLSITLLGLEVATYRRGTTTATERSTFVSIALLEATEPREIREGEVALAVPEFAAPTLAGANNKIQWQLRVRGEIARWPDVREEFDFVVSPLPIASPIRLAPEFRLPE
- a CDS encoding DUF3592 domain-containing protein, whose product is MKSISRRGTGAGHGCVVRVMGLVFMLIGSGVAIGLSGLPLYNWYGAQDWPAVPCTVVSSEVRTHSSSDGTTYSIAIHYAYTWEGRQYESDQYNFFGGSSSGYNSKQAVVDAYPAGAMRECFVNPENPGEAVLARGFSFTYLIGSFGLIFVLVGAFMLFGRLGSPRERGISSSGMRSAGTVSEAIPAPALDAGRITLKGGNNSLIGFVFLLIFAVIWNGITYIALWNTLGQGDGGFDMVATLFLIPFVLIGLALLGGVLYFLLTLFNPRPDLTLSPGYLPLGGTATIGWAFRGNASRICKLTITLQGQEAATYRRGTSSTTDRSIFEKIVIVETEVAAEIRQGEVAVTVPEFTAPTFNAPNNKIQWQVKVHGDIRRWPDVNEEFELVVSPLPADPALRPVPAEFRQV
- a CDS encoding DUF4349 domain-containing protein, which gives rise to MGFNDSLKHVARAEPAASASVLPVPALPAAAAASILQGATPVQPHLVKTVDIHLQADDVRAQSAALQSLTTEMGGYLSALDEDSNSVERTVIRLTLRIPAQQLDEAMKRIEALGKVFQRSMTTQDVTLQFVDMQSRLRNLEKTEARLLAHLEQSGPMEAILTVEKEIDRVRGEVETLQGRINDLGNQIGYATVRVTLSATPTAGPITPAAAFSTSATFTDALRNLVGFAQGVWFIAIWVLVWIPVWVPLAFLTRYIYRRSLEANSSAS
- a CDS encoding FAD-dependent oxidoreductase → MFWKRRQFFQYLGAALGGSLLPWNQARAEAAPRTDAPEAPVTPSGGHAPAPFDPRLMGDGVIQEQFDIVVAGGGIAGFCAAVAAARNGARVALVHERSMLGGNSSSEVRLYPENATAHQVWIKECGIFDEIHVEERVRNHIPYREGLMNCHWDLVLYEWVLREPNITLFLNTHMHRAVMKNGAIESIYCIQLGSEREYLLGARIFIDTTGDGVLAHRAGAEYRWGREARDAHNEPLAPDQPDEQIMGSTLFFRAVDTGAPVPFKRPDWAVQFGGEEEFRGRNHSHIEGGYWWLEVGPPYHPIKDNNAIIHEAMRHLLGVWDHIKNGGDHGAENYGLEFVATWPYKRECRRILGDFILTQQHTQDPPLLDDNVAFGVWFIDIHTHGILDRSDTPYKSHYADENWDAKSTRCYGIPLRALYSRNIPNLMMAGRPISCSYVAFSSSRVLCTGAVAGQAAGTAAALCVQHGKTPREIARDHARECQQRILRQDGYIPGVANEDPADLARQATVSATSEAALEFPAPTSELEMALPKAQIFPVSANRVDRVSLLLRSALLDPAEMTVALRRADHVWDFRGVDDLTAATASIPPDHEGWVHFDLNVDVDPGRLYYLHTTAHPGVFWKMFQENDANLRDRCPVGVAPAELPGEVYWRPFREGKSFCMRVAPEIHPFAGQNAVRGSNRPDQWTNLWRSSPDRSLPQSLELAWDREIRFNRAEITFDTNMNRRNRAPFFRYPECVRDYRIEARIAGVWTALHEERDNYQRRRVHDLPRTAADRLRLTVLATNGVPEARVYEVRVYDEA
- a CDS encoding alpha/beta fold hydrolase, whose translation is MRYAKYAAVVIAAALTLSLCGCPPLSPGVSRVQNLVYGTGYVAASSTGAFQQKDLLYDLIEMDSTADSRPAVLMIHGGRFERGSKEEEELVRLADALALAGYACFLTDYRLKGDNPPAPDDWSPDADSPIFAALDLREALHAAFVDAKTAMRYIRANARSLRVDPGRIAILGTSAGAFAALAAGLTGDNLFSSDGPGFPVPEENNPGVSTRPAAIIDLWGSAAPVINAFDSSDPPIMIVHGSLDFTVGLSLGPAIEIRDKCIENNIPYAYYPIAGAEHGAWDAEVDGKKLAELTIDFLNTHLGG